In Allomuricauda ruestringensis DSM 13258, the following proteins share a genomic window:
- a CDS encoding cystathionine gamma-synthase, which produces MSKKELKFNSKAIHGGQHPDKAYGAVMPPIYQTSTYAQSTPGGHKGYEYSRGANPTRTALENAVASLENGNFGMAFGSGMAAIDAVMKLLGPGDEVICTSDLYGGSYRLFKGVFEKFGVRFRFSDMTDMQELASQINRNTKLVWVETPTNPMMNIIDIKAVSKIAKEHELLLAVDNTFATPYLQRPLELGADIVMHSATKYLAGHSDVVVGALVVRDEKLAEQLYFIQKSSGGICGPMDSFLTLRGIKTLHVRMQRHCENGESIAKYLENHPKIDTIYWPGFEWHPNHEVAKNQMRGFGGMISFVPKGGSYESAIKIVEKFQLFTLAESLGGVESLVGHPASMSHGSIPKEEREKNGVVDALIRLSVGIEDVEDLIADLDQALK; this is translated from the coding sequence ATGAGCAAAAAAGAGTTAAAGTTTAACAGTAAGGCCATTCATGGTGGGCAGCACCCCGATAAAGCCTATGGTGCGGTAATGCCTCCCATTTACCAAACCTCTACTTATGCGCAATCCACTCCGGGAGGGCATAAGGGTTACGAATATTCCAGGGGGGCAAACCCTACCAGAACCGCTTTGGAAAATGCGGTGGCCAGTTTAGAGAACGGCAACTTTGGGATGGCTTTTGGCAGTGGCATGGCCGCCATAGATGCCGTGATGAAACTGTTGGGCCCTGGTGACGAGGTAATCTGTACAAGTGACCTGTACGGAGGCAGCTATCGGCTTTTTAAGGGTGTTTTTGAAAAATTTGGGGTCAGGTTCAGGTTTTCAGATATGACGGATATGCAGGAACTGGCTTCACAAATCAATAGGAATACCAAGCTGGTGTGGGTGGAAACCCCTACCAACCCCATGATGAATATTATTGACATTAAAGCCGTTTCAAAAATTGCAAAAGAGCATGAGTTGCTGTTGGCGGTGGACAATACGTTTGCCACACCATACCTACAGCGACCGTTGGAGCTCGGTGCAGATATCGTGATGCATTCTGCTACTAAATACTTGGCCGGACATAGCGATGTGGTGGTCGGCGCCTTGGTGGTAAGGGATGAGAAATTGGCCGAGCAACTCTATTTTATCCAGAAATCCAGCGGAGGTATTTGCGGCCCTATGGATAGTTTTTTGACCCTTCGCGGCATTAAAACACTTCACGTGCGCATGCAACGACATTGCGAAAATGGGGAATCCATTGCTAAATATTTGGAGAATCACCCCAAAATCGATACCATATATTGGCCAGGGTTTGAATGGCATCCCAACCACGAGGTAGCCAAAAATCAAATGAGGGGCTTTGGCGGGATGATTTCCTTTGTGCCCAAAGGCGGAAGCTACGAAAGCGCCATAAAAATTGTAGAGAAATTTCAACTATTCACACTAGCTGAATCGTTAGGAGGTGTCGAAAGTTTAGTGGGACATCCGGCGAGTATGTCGCACGGTAGTATTCCAAAGGAAGAACGAGAAAAAAATGGTGTAGTTGATGCCCTGATCAGACTTAGCGTGGGCATTGAGGATGTAGAAGATTTGATTGCAGATTTAGATCAGGCCTTGAAATAA
- the gdhA gene encoding NADP-specific glutamate dehydrogenase, whose translation METKIKAFMDEVIARNGHEPEFIQAVQEVAETVIPYIAQNDIYHGKNILLRMVEPERLISFRVAWIDDDGEIHVNRGYRVQMNSAIGPYKGGLRFHPTVNASVLKFLAFEQVFKNSLTTLPMGGGKGGSDFDPKGKSDDEIMRFCHAFMTELCRHIGPNTDIPAGDIGVGAREIGFLFGMYKKIRNEFTGVLTGKGLSWGGSLIRPEATGYGTVYFADSMLKTRNETFEGKKVVISGSGNVAQYAAEKVLQLGGTVLTLSDSGGFIYDKDGIDAEKLAFVMDLKNNRRGRISEYVDKYPSAEFHKGETPWKIACDIALPCATQNELDGDAAATLIKNGCIAVAEGANMPSTPEAIHAFHDAKILFAPGKASNAGGVATSGLEMSQNSLRISWTREEVDKRLKGIMADIHDSCVEYGEEGGYCNYVKGANIAGFVKVADAMLAQGVI comes from the coding sequence ATGGAAACAAAAATAAAAGCGTTTATGGATGAGGTGATTGCCAGAAATGGTCATGAGCCCGAATTCATACAAGCCGTGCAAGAAGTTGCGGAAACCGTGATACCTTACATAGCACAGAACGACATATACCACGGTAAAAACATTTTATTGCGGATGGTAGAGCCTGAGCGATTGATTTCATTCCGTGTGGCATGGATAGATGATGATGGAGAAATCCATGTAAACCGCGGCTACCGTGTTCAAATGAACTCGGCCATTGGACCATACAAAGGGGGACTTCGTTTTCACCCGACCGTAAACGCCAGTGTGCTTAAGTTCTTGGCCTTTGAACAAGTTTTCAAAAATAGTTTGACAACCCTGCCCATGGGTGGAGGTAAAGGTGGTTCCGATTTTGACCCTAAAGGCAAGTCGGACGATGAGATCATGCGTTTTTGCCATGCTTTTATGACCGAGCTGTGCAGGCACATTGGTCCAAATACAGATATTCCAGCAGGTGATATAGGCGTAGGTGCCCGTGAAATCGGGTTCCTGTTCGGGATGTACAAGAAAATACGTAACGAGTTTACCGGTGTGTTGACAGGTAAAGGACTTTCTTGGGGAGGCTCCTTGATTCGTCCTGAAGCAACTGGTTATGGTACGGTTTACTTTGCCGATAGCATGCTCAAAACCAGAAACGAGACTTTTGAAGGTAAAAAAGTGGTGATTTCTGGTTCTGGCAACGTGGCACAATATGCTGCTGAAAAGGTATTGCAACTTGGAGGTACCGTATTAACACTTTCTGATTCAGGAGGGTTCATCTACGATAAGGACGGTATTGATGCCGAAAAACTAGCCTTTGTGATGGACTTGAAGAATAACAGACGAGGAAGAATTTCCGAGTATGTAGATAAATATCCATCGGCAGAGTTCCATAAGGGAGAAACACCATGGAAAATTGCTTGCGATATAGCATTACCATGTGCCACCCAAAACGAATTGGATGGTGACGCAGCTGCAACATTGATCAAAAACGGATGTATTGCCGTGGCAGAAGGTGCAAATATGCCTTCTACCCCAGAAGCCATCCATGCATTCCACGATGCGAAAATTCTGTTCGCACCAGGTAAAGCTTCAAATGCAGGTGGTGTAGCCACTTCAGGATTGGAGATGAGTCAGAATTCACTTCGTATTAGCTGGACAAGGGAAGAAGTGGATAAACGATTGAAAGGGATTATGGCCGATATTCATGACTCTTGTGTAGAGTATGGTGAAGAGGGCGGGTATTGCAACTATGTAAAAGGGGCCAACATTGCTGGCTTTGTTAAGGTTGCAGATGCTATGTTGGCCCAAGGGGTGATCTAA
- a CDS encoding DUF3298 and DUF4163 domain-containing protein — MKKHLATIFFLCLLMSCQTESKLTFEPKQLLGENCDGCPKIEVNIPSALDDSPVAEAINIALQEEIISILSFNEDETIDSVDKALQSFTASYKELKAKFPDEVQWEAEIDGTVVYEDENILTLILNSYSFTGGAHGYASTSYLNFDKRKGTELENSELFDDLEGFEDFAETKFRVQENIPQHKNINATGFMFDGDSFHLPNSIGYTKEGLKLIYNQYEVASYADGPIVLTLPYNEINTYLKRKVKH; from the coding sequence ATGAAAAAACACCTTGCAACAATCTTTTTTTTGTGCCTATTGATGAGTTGCCAAACAGAGAGCAAACTTACTTTTGAGCCCAAACAATTACTAGGGGAAAATTGTGATGGCTGCCCAAAAATAGAAGTCAACATTCCAAGTGCATTGGACGACTCCCCGGTTGCCGAAGCCATAAATATTGCGCTTCAAGAAGAGATTATCAGTATTTTGTCCTTTAATGAAGATGAAACCATTGACAGCGTGGATAAAGCCCTGCAATCGTTTACCGCGAGCTACAAGGAACTTAAGGCCAAATTCCCCGATGAGGTGCAATGGGAGGCCGAGATAGATGGTACAGTGGTTTATGAGGATGAAAACATTCTTACTTTGATACTCAATTCCTACTCCTTTACGGGCGGCGCCCATGGCTATGCATCCACTTCCTATCTAAATTTTGATAAAAGAAAGGGTACAGAACTCGAAAACTCGGAACTTTTTGATGATTTGGAAGGTTTTGAAGATTTTGCAGAGACCAAGTTCCGTGTTCAAGAAAACATCCCACAGCACAAAAACATCAATGCTACGGGCTTTATGTTCGATGGAGATTCGTTCCATTTGCCCAACAGCATCGGGTACACTAAAGAAGGGTTAAAATTGATTTACAACCAATACGAGGTAGCCTCATACGCCGATGGCCCCATTGTTTTAACATTACCCTACAATGAAATCAATACCTATTTAAAAAGAAAAGTGAAGCACTAA